From Saccopteryx leptura isolate mSacLep1 chromosome 3, mSacLep1_pri_phased_curated, whole genome shotgun sequence, one genomic window encodes:
- the UROD gene encoding uroporphyrinogen decarboxylase isoform X1 has translation MEADGFGPQDFPELKNDTFLRAAWGEDTDYTPVWCMRQAGRYLPEFRETRAAQDFFSTCRSPEACCELTLQPLRRFPLDAAIIFSDILVVPQALGMEVTMVPGKGPSFPEPLRDEQDLERLRDPAAVASKLAYVFQAITLTRQRLAGRVPLIGFAGAPWTLMTYMIEGGSSSTMAKAKYWLYQRPKASHQLLRILTDALVPYLVGQVAAGAQALQLFESHAGHLGPELFNKFALPYIREVAKRVKARLQEAGLAPVPMIVFAKDGHFALEELAQAGYEVVGLDWKVAPEKARERVGKNVTLQGNLDPCALYAPEEEIRRLVQQMLDDFGPQRYIANLGHGLYPDMDPEHVGAFVDAVHKYSRVLRQN, from the exons ATGGAGGCGGACGGATTCGG ACCCCAGGACTTTCCAGAGCTAAAGAATGACACATTCCTGCGAGCAGCCTGGGGAGAAGACACAGACTACACTCCGGTTTGGTGCATGCGGCAGGCAGGCCGCTACTTAccag AGTTTAGGGAAACTCGGGCTGCCCAGGACTTTTTCAGCACCTGTCGATCCCCAGAGGCCTGCTGTGAACTGACTCTGCAG CCACTGCGTCGCTTCCCTTTGGATGCTGCTATCATCTTCTCCGACATCCTTGTTGTACCTCAG GCCTTGGGCATGGAGGTGACCATGGTACCTGGAAAAGGTCCCAGCTTCCCAGAGCCATTAAGAGACGAGCAGGATTTAGAGCGTCTCCGGGATCCAGCAGCAGTGGCCTCTAAGCTGGCCTACGTATTCCAGGCCATCACCCTCACTCGACAACGGCTGGCGGGACGTGTGCCACTGATTGGCTTTGCCGGTGCCCCG TGGACTCTGATGACATACATGATTGAGGGTGGCAGCTCAAGCACTATGGCTAAGGCCAAGTACTGGCTTTACCAGAGACCGAAGGCCAGTCACCAGCTGCTTCGTATCCTCACTGATGCTCTGGTACCATATCTGGTGGGACAAGTAGCTGCTGGTGCCCAG GCATTGCAGCTCTTTGAGTCTCATGCCGGGCATCTTGGCCCAGAGCTCTTCAATAAGTTTGCACTGCCCTACATCCGTGAGGTGGCCAAGCGAGTCAAggccaggctgcaggaggcaggcctGGCACCAGTGCCCATG ATTGTCTTTGCTAAGGATGGGCATTTTGCTCTGGAGGAGTTGGCTCAGGCTGGTTATGAGGTGGTTGGACTTGACTGGAAAGTAGCCCCAGAGAAAGCTCG GGAACGTGTGGGGAAGAATGTGACCTTGCAGGGTAACCTGGACCCCTGTGCCCTGTATGCACCTGAG GAGGAGATCAGGCGGCTGGTGCAGCAGATGCTGGATGACTTTGGGCCACAGCGCTACATTGCCAACTTGGGTCATGGACTTTACCCTGACATGGACCCAGAACATGTAGGGGCCTTTGTGGATGCTGTGCACAAATACTCACGTGTGCTTCGACAGAACTaa
- the UROD gene encoding uroporphyrinogen decarboxylase isoform X2 → MEADGFGPQDFPELKNDTFLRAAWGEDTDYTPVWCMRQAGRYLPEFRETRAAQDFFSTCRSPEACCELTLQALGMEVTMVPGKGPSFPEPLRDEQDLERLRDPAAVASKLAYVFQAITLTRQRLAGRVPLIGFAGAPWTLMTYMIEGGSSSTMAKAKYWLYQRPKASHQLLRILTDALVPYLVGQVAAGAQALQLFESHAGHLGPELFNKFALPYIREVAKRVKARLQEAGLAPVPMIVFAKDGHFALEELAQAGYEVVGLDWKVAPEKARERVGKNVTLQGNLDPCALYAPEEEIRRLVQQMLDDFGPQRYIANLGHGLYPDMDPEHVGAFVDAVHKYSRVLRQN, encoded by the exons ATGGAGGCGGACGGATTCGG ACCCCAGGACTTTCCAGAGCTAAAGAATGACACATTCCTGCGAGCAGCCTGGGGAGAAGACACAGACTACACTCCGGTTTGGTGCATGCGGCAGGCAGGCCGCTACTTAccag AGTTTAGGGAAACTCGGGCTGCCCAGGACTTTTTCAGCACCTGTCGATCCCCAGAGGCCTGCTGTGAACTGACTCTGCAG GCCTTGGGCATGGAGGTGACCATGGTACCTGGAAAAGGTCCCAGCTTCCCAGAGCCATTAAGAGACGAGCAGGATTTAGAGCGTCTCCGGGATCCAGCAGCAGTGGCCTCTAAGCTGGCCTACGTATTCCAGGCCATCACCCTCACTCGACAACGGCTGGCGGGACGTGTGCCACTGATTGGCTTTGCCGGTGCCCCG TGGACTCTGATGACATACATGATTGAGGGTGGCAGCTCAAGCACTATGGCTAAGGCCAAGTACTGGCTTTACCAGAGACCGAAGGCCAGTCACCAGCTGCTTCGTATCCTCACTGATGCTCTGGTACCATATCTGGTGGGACAAGTAGCTGCTGGTGCCCAG GCATTGCAGCTCTTTGAGTCTCATGCCGGGCATCTTGGCCCAGAGCTCTTCAATAAGTTTGCACTGCCCTACATCCGTGAGGTGGCCAAGCGAGTCAAggccaggctgcaggaggcaggcctGGCACCAGTGCCCATG ATTGTCTTTGCTAAGGATGGGCATTTTGCTCTGGAGGAGTTGGCTCAGGCTGGTTATGAGGTGGTTGGACTTGACTGGAAAGTAGCCCCAGAGAAAGCTCG GGAACGTGTGGGGAAGAATGTGACCTTGCAGGGTAACCTGGACCCCTGTGCCCTGTATGCACCTGAG GAGGAGATCAGGCGGCTGGTGCAGCAGATGCTGGATGACTTTGGGCCACAGCGCTACATTGCCAACTTGGGTCATGGACTTTACCCTGACATGGACCCAGAACATGTAGGGGCCTTTGTGGATGCTGTGCACAAATACTCACGTGTGCTTCGACAGAACTaa